A single region of the Denticeps clupeoides chromosome 18, fDenClu1.1, whole genome shotgun sequence genome encodes:
- the LOC114768494 gene encoding LOW QUALITY PROTEIN: kelch-like protein 3 (The sequence of the model RefSeq protein was modified relative to this genomic sequence to represent the inferred CDS: inserted 3 bases in 3 codons; deleted 1 base in 1 codon) yields MECVRNQLSRHTTTFDSEDDAKDCGIHTFSHLHMKKAFQQMNDLRSRKMLCDVYLVAGNVEVPAHKVVLSSCSAYFCAMFTGDMSESKAQRVEIRDMDGETLSILVDYIYTSEIEVSEDNVQVLLPAASLLQLLDVRQVCCEFLQAQLHPSNCLGIRAFADLHTCTALLNQAHAYAEQHFSEVMLGEEFLALTLQQVCCLISSDRLTVSSEEMVFESMIAWIKHDKEARLEHMPKLMEYVRLPLLSRDYLLQVRWLKVEEEALIKNNNTCKDFLIEAMKYHLLPADQRHLIKTDRTRPRTPISLPKVMTVXGGQAPKAIRSVGCYDFQEDRWYQVADLPSRPAELVGGGNTMAGRVYAVGGFNGSLRVRTVDVYDGLRDQWSSIPTMQERRSTLGSAVLGDLLYAVWGFDGSTGLSSVEVYSCKTNEWVFVASMNTRRSSVGVGVVNGKLYAVGGYDGASRQCLSTVEEYDPVCNQWMYVADMSTRRSGAGVGVLSGQLYAAGGHDGPLVRKSVEVYDPTTNTWRQVCDMNMCRRNAGECLCHNWLLYVIGGDXGSCNLSSVEFYNPATDKWSLIPXNMSNGRSYAGVSVIDKPL; encoded by the exons ATGGAGTGTGTCAG aaaccAACTTTCACGGCACACCACCACATTTGATAGCGAGGATGATGCCAAGGACTGTGGAATCCACACATTCAGCCACCTGCATATGAAGAAAGCATTTCAGCAGATGAATGACTTGAGGAG TAGGAAGATGCTCTGTGATGTGTATCTCGTGGCTGGGAATGTGGAGGTGCCAGCTCATAAAGTCGTTTTGTCGTCATGCAGTGCCTACTTCTGTGCCATGTTCACGG GTGACATGAGTGAAAGCAAAGCCCAGCGGGTGGAGATCCGGGACATGGATGGAGAGACCCTCAGCATACTGGTAGACTACATTTACACGTCTGAGATCGAGGTGTCCGAAGACAATGTGCAG GTTCTGCTCCCAGCGGCCAGCCTGCTGCAGCTGTTGGATGTGAGGCAGGTGTGCTGCGAGTTCCTCCAGGCTCAGCTGCACCCGTCCAACTGTCTAGGAATCCGGGCCTTCGCCGACTTGCACACTTGC ACCGCGCTGCTCAACCAGGCCCACGCGTATGCAG agcAGCATTTCTCTGAGGTCATGCTGGGTGAAGAGTTCTTGGCTTTGACCCTGCAGCAGGTCTGCTGTCTCATCTCCAGCGACAGGCTCACCGTGTCCTCTGAGGAGATG GTATTTGAGTCGATGATTGCCTGGATAAAACATGACAAGGAGGCACGTCTAGAGCACATGCCGAAGCTGATGGAGTATGTGCGCCTGCCACTGCTGTCCCGAGATTACCTGCTTCAAGTACGGTGGCTCA aggtggaggaggaggcccTGATAAAGAACAACAACACTTGCAAGGACTTCCTCATCGAGGCCATGAAGTACCACCTGCTGCCCGCCGACCAGCGACACCTTATAAAAACGGACCGGACTCGACCTCGGACACCCATCAGCCTGCCAAAG GTCATGACCG GTGGCGGCCAGGCACCTAAAGCCATCCGCAGTGTGGGATGCTACGACTTCCAGGAGGACCGCTGGTACCAGGTGGCGGACCTGCCCTCCAGACCTGCCGAGCTGGTGG GTGGTGGTAATACAATGGCAGGCAGGGTTTATGCTGTTGGGGGGTTTAATGGCTCTCTGCGTGTCCGTACGGTGGATGTGTATGATGGCCTGAGGGACCAGTGGAGCTCCATTCCCACAATGCAGGAGCGGCGCAGCACTCTGGGGTCTGCTGTGCTCGGTGATCTCCTCTATGCCGTGTGGGGGTTTGATGGCAGCACAG GGCTGTCATCTGTGGAGGTGTACAGCTGTAAGACCAATGAGTGGGTCTTTGTGGCTTCCATGAACACCAGGCGCAGCAGTGTCGGAGTGGGTGTGGTGAATG GTAAACTGTACGCGGTGGGTGGCTACGATGGCGCTTCGCGGCAGTGCTTGAGTACGGTAGAGGAGTACGACCCTGTTTGCAACCAGTGGATGTACGTGGCCGACATGAGCACCAGACGCAGTGGTGCAG GCGTGGGGGTCCTGAGCGGTCAGCTGTACGCGGCAGGGGGTCACGACGGCCCCCTGGTGAGGAAGAGCGTGGAGGTGTACGaccccactaccaacacctgGAGGCAGGTGTGTGACATGAACATGTGCCGGAGGAACGCAGGTGA GTGTTTGTGCCATAACTGGCTGCTGTACGTGATTGGTGGAG ACGGCTCCTGTAACCTTTCATCGGTGGAGTTTTACAACCCGGCTACAGACAAATGGAGCCTTATTC CCAACATGAGCAATGGACGCAGCTATG CAGGCGTCTCAGTAATAGATAAGCCGCTATGA